The following proteins are encoded in a genomic region of Paenibacillus sp. FSL H3-0469:
- a CDS encoding helix-turn-helix domain-containing protein, producing the protein MYDIMLVDDEKGVRNSIKAKIDWEAAGFRVVSEASSANEALQLLEQGPLPQLVIADIRMPQMDGIEFIRICKTKYPLLRTVVLSGYSDFDYLKSAIQLGVKDYLLKPVARAELNELLGKLGEEIRQEQQKLQASRQDLLQKNEQLRLLQENFLLQMVKDEWYSLAAIKERLQQLQLTPLTADDLKLQFVAVEMRVPAGRMADRQERRDLLNLAFQMLCRETAAKREGIYPFSDVANSAMMYFLVIMEPGPADRTDRFVEELKRNIASYLKLECVTGIGEEVEGLKRLKNGYASCMLSWSQSTVYKDGKGERSQVMELTQAFTPEVERKLVQAIENLDMSTFRQQLDTIFSSERDTPMFAFTFLALRMLLMFSSIAKKFELGGSALQKYLWNCQMTIADYQSREGVRGQIDELAQLVMGEVKKLRFSSGQHMVEAVRKYVEENFSYELALSSLAEMFHLNETYLSGLFKQHVGITFSDYVTRLRMTKAEQLLQENELKLTDIAMLVGYSSSSYFSTSFKKNSGKSPKEYREWYLKNHP; encoded by the coding sequence ATGTATGACATTATGCTGGTGGATGATGAGAAGGGGGTCCGCAACAGTATCAAAGCCAAAATCGACTGGGAAGCCGCCGGCTTCCGGGTGGTCTCGGAGGCCTCAAGCGCCAATGAAGCGCTGCAGCTGCTGGAGCAGGGACCGCTGCCACAGCTCGTCATCGCCGATATCCGTATGCCGCAGATGGACGGCATTGAATTTATCCGCATCTGCAAAACGAAGTATCCGCTGCTGAGGACGGTTGTGCTGTCGGGATACTCTGACTTTGATTATCTGAAATCGGCCATACAGCTTGGAGTGAAGGATTATTTGCTGAAGCCGGTAGCCCGCGCAGAACTGAATGAGCTGCTTGGCAAGCTGGGTGAAGAAATTAGACAAGAGCAACAAAAGCTGCAGGCCTCAAGGCAGGATCTGCTGCAGAAAAATGAGCAGCTGCGGCTGCTGCAGGAGAATTTTTTGCTGCAAATGGTCAAGGACGAGTGGTACAGCCTGGCGGCGATCAAGGAGCGGCTGCAGCAGCTCCAGTTGACCCCGCTGACGGCGGATGATCTGAAGCTGCAGTTTGTCGCTGTGGAGATGAGAGTGCCGGCAGGGCGGATGGCGGACCGGCAGGAGCGTCGGGATCTGCTCAATTTGGCTTTTCAGATGTTATGCCGGGAGACGGCTGCCAAGCGGGAAGGAATCTATCCATTCAGCGATGTTGCCAATTCCGCGATGATGTATTTTCTGGTTATTATGGAGCCGGGGCCTGCCGATCGGACGGACAGGTTCGTAGAAGAACTGAAACGGAACATCGCCAGTTACCTGAAGCTGGAATGTGTGACGGGGATTGGCGAGGAAGTGGAGGGACTCAAGCGGCTGAAGAACGGTTATGCTTCATGCATGTTGTCCTGGAGTCAAAGCACCGTGTATAAAGATGGGAAGGGCGAACGGAGCCAAGTGATGGAGCTTACGCAGGCTTTTACCCCGGAGGTGGAGCGGAAGCTGGTGCAGGCGATTGAGAATTTGGACATGAGTACCTTCCGCCAGCAGCTTGACACCATCTTCAGTAGCGAGAGAGATACGCCGATGTTTGCTTTTACCTTTCTGGCCCTGCGGATGCTGCTGATGTTCAGCTCCATTGCCAAAAAATTCGAGCTCGGCGGCTCCGCCCTGCAGAAGTATTTGTGGAACTGTCAGATGACCATTGCCGATTACCAGTCGCGTGAAGGCGTGCGGGGGCAGATTGATGAGCTGGCGCAGCTTGTCATGGGCGAAGTGAAGAAGCTCCGCTTCTCCAGCGGACAGCATATGGTCGAAGCGGTCAGGAAATACGTGGAGGAGAACTTCTCCTACGAGCTGGCGCTTTCTTCCCTCGCTGAAATGTTTCATCTGAATGAGACCTATTTATCCGGGCTGTTCAAGCAGCATGTGGGCATTACGTTCAGCGACTATGTCACCAGGCTGAGAATGACCAAGGCGGAGCAGCTTTTGCAAGAGAACGAACTGAAGCTGACTGATATCGCCATGCTTGTCGGCTATTCCAGTTCCAGCTATTTCAGTACCTCTTTCAAGAAAAACAGCGGCAAAAGCCCCAAGGAATACCGTGAATGGTATTTGAAGAATCACCCCTGA